A part of Oncorhynchus masou masou isolate Uvic2021 chromosome 21, UVic_Omas_1.1, whole genome shotgun sequence genomic DNA contains:
- the LOC135507329 gene encoding neuromedin-K receptor-like: MAAVALNGSNITTGNFTNQFVQPPWRIALWSVAYSSVLAVAVFGNLIVIWIILAHKRMRTVTNYFLLNLAFSDASMAAFNTLINFIYAAHGDWYFGEAYCRFQNFFPVTSVFASIYSMTAIAVDRYMAIIHPLKPRLSATATKVVIMCIWALAVVLAFPLCFYSTIRILPRRTICYVAWPRKEDDPFMFHIIVMVLVYLLPLMVMGITYTIVGVTLWGGEIPGDSSDSYHGQLRAKRKVVKMMIIVVVTFALCWLPYHVYFIATGLNKALMRWKSIQQVYLSVLWLAMSSTMYNPIIYCCLNSRFRAGFKQVFRWCPFVQVSSYDELELRATRLHPARQSSMYTLSRMDTAVVVVYDPVDRTNNQNQARKKSYVNPRVENGLGCNRNGAKAGCAPNAEAEDFS; the protein is encoded by the exons ATGGCAGCTGTGGCACTCAATGGATCGAACATAACTACGGGGAACTTTACGAATCAGTTTGTTCAGCCGCCTTGGCGCATTGCCCTGTGGTCGGTCGCCTACAGCTCCGTTTTGGCGGTGGCTGTGTTCGGAAACCTCATTGTCATATGGATAATTCTCGCCCACAAACGAATGCGGACAGTCACCAACTATTTCCTTTTGAACTTGGCATTTTCGGACGCATCTATGGCCGCCTTCAACACTTTAATTAATTTCATATACGCTGCCCACGGAGACTGGTACTTCGGAGAGGCTTATTGCAGGTTTCAAAACTTTTTCCCCGTCACCTCCGTGTTCGCAAGCATCTATTCGATGACTGCAATTGCCGTGGATAG GTACATGGCCATCATCCACCCTCTGAAGCCCCGGTTGTCGGCTACAGCCACCAAGGTGGTGATCATGTGTATCTGGGCGCTGGCCGTGGTGCTGGCCTTCCCACTCTGCTTCTACTCCACCATCCGCATCCTGCCCCGCCGAACCATCTGCTACGTGGCCTGGCCCCGCAAGGAGGACGACCCCTTCAT GTTTCATATCATTGTGATGGTACTGgtctacctgctgcccctaatGGTAATGGGAATCACCTACACCATCGTCGGGGTGACTCTGTGGGGGGGAGAGATCCCAGGGGATTCTTCTGACAGCTACCACGGCCAGCTCCGGGCCAAGAGGAAG gTGGTCAAGATGATGATCATCGTGGTGGTGACCTTCGCCCTCTGCTGGCTGCCGTACCACGTCTACTTCATCGCGACGGGCCTCAACAAGGCTCTGATGAGGTGGAAGTCCATCCAGCAGGTCTACCTGTCAGTGCTGTGGCTGGCCATGAGCTCCACCATGTACAACCCCATCATCTACTGCTGCCTCAACAGCAG GTTCCGGGCCGGCTTCAAGCAGGTGTTCCGCTGGTGCCCCTTTGTCCAGGTGTCCAGCTATGACGAGCTGGAGCTGAGGGCCACGCGCCTCCACCCGGCCCGCCAGAGCAGCATGTACACCTTGTCTCGCATGGATACCGCCGTGGTAGTGGTGTATGACCCTGTAGACAGAACAAACAACCAGAACCAGGCCAGGAAGAAGAGCTATGTCAACCCTAGAGTGGAAAACGGGCTTGGTTGCAATAGGAACGGGGCCAAGGCAGGCTGCGCCCCCAATGCTGAGGCTGAGGACTTCTCCTAA